The Cellulomonas shaoxiangyii sequence GTGCGCACCTCGTCCTGCAGCTCGTCCACCGGGCGGCGGTCGCCGTCGGCCCCGAGGAGGGCGTCGCCGGAGAAGACGCCGGCGCGCATGACGCCGCGCTCGCGCAGGTGCCGCGTCAGGGCGCGGGTGTCGATGCCGCTGATCCCGACGACGCCCTGCTCCGTCAGCTCGTCGTCGAGGGTGCGGCGCGAGCGCCAGCTCGACGGGCGGCGCGCGGGGTCGCGGACGACGAAGCCGGCGACCCAGATGCGCCGGGACTCGGGGTCCTCGTCGTTGACGCCCGTGTTGCCGATGTGCGGCGCCGTCATGACGACGATCTGCCGGTGGTACGACGGGTCGGTCAGGGTCTCCTGGTACCCCGTCATGCCGGTGTTGAAGACGATCTCGCCGAGCGTCCGCCCGGTCGCGCCGTACGCGCGTCCGGGGAACGTCCGGCCGTCCTCGAGGACGAGGATCGCGTCGCTCATGCCTGCTCCTCCTGCGGTCGGGGCGCGCTGTCGGGGACGGCGCGGTCGTGGTCGGCGCCGGTCCCGCCGCCACCGGGCCGGACGAGGGCACGCGCGGCGGTCAGCAGCGGGTCCTTGTCGGCCTCGTGGCGCAGGCGCAGCGCGGTGTCGAGAGCGGTGCCCGTGGTCGGGTCGGGCACCCAGGTGAGGACGACGAGCCCGTCGGGGCCGACGAACTTGCCGGCCTGGCCGCGGGTCGTGCCGACGGCCGTGAGCCGGTCGGCGGGCACCCAGACGTCCCGGGCGCCGGTGCGGCGCACGAGCACGCCCGCGTCGTGCACCTGCACCTGTGCGGGGCTGCGGACGCCGAGGTCGTGCGCGACGACGCGGTCGAGCCAGTCGCCGGCGCGCGTGGAGGACACGTAGACCGCCTCGGCCGGCTCGGTGCGGGCGGCGCCGGGGTCGGCGGGGGCCGTGGGCAGCGCCGGCACGAGGAGGGCCGTGCGGCGGGCGCGGTTGCGCCACCCGGCGCGCATCCCCCACAGCGCGAGCACCAGCACGACGAGCAGGAGCGTGACGGAGAGCCAGGCCGGCATCAGGCACGCACCTGCGCGGGGTCCACGAGCACGCCGTCCAGCACCGTGGCCCGCCCCCGCAGGAACGTCGCGACGACCGCGCCGGGCAGCTCCGTGCCCGCGAACGGGGAGTTCACGCTCGCGGTCGCCTGCTGCGCGGGCACGACGGTCCGGCGCGCCGCCGGGTCGACCAGCGTGAGGTTCGCGGGCTCACCGACGGCGATCGGGCGGCCCTGCCCCGCCACGCGGCCGATCGCCGCGGGCGTGGACGACAGGACCCGCGCCACGTCGGCCCAGGTGAGGCGGCCGGCGTCGACCATCGTGGCCTGCACGACCGACAACGCGGTCTCCAGGCCCGTCATGCCGAACGCCGCCGCGGCCCACTCGCAGTCCTTGTCCTCGCGCGTGTGCGGCGCGTGGTCGGTCGCGACGACGTCGATCGTGCCGTCCTCGAGCCCCGCGCGGACCGCCTCGACGTCCTCCGCGGTGCGCAGCGGCGGGTTCACCTTGTAGCGCGGGTCGTAGCCCCGCACCCGCTCGTCCGTGAGGAACAGGTGGTGCGGCGTCACCTCGGCGGTCACCGCGATGCCGCGGCCCTTCGCCCAGCGCACGATCTCCACCGAGCCGGCCGTGGACAGGTGGCACACGTGCAGACGCGAGCCCACGTGCTCGGCGAGGAGGACGTCGCGGGCGATGATCGCCTCCTCCGCCACCGCGGGCCACCCCGTCAGGCCGAGCTCGGCGGAGACGACGCCCTCGTGCATCTGCGCGCCGTCCGTCAGCCGCGGCTCCTGCGCGTGCTGAGCGATGACGCCGTCGAACGCCTTGACGTACTCGAGCGCGCGCCGCATCAGGACCGGGTCGTGCACGCACTTCCCGTCGTCGGAGAACACCCGCACCGCGGCGGCCGAGCGGGCCATCGCCTGCAGCTCCGCGAGGCGCTCCCCCGCCAGCCCCACCGTCACGGCGCCGACCGGGCGCACGTCGGCCCAGCCGGCGTCACGGCCCAGCCGCCACACCTGCTCGACGACGCCCGCGGTGTCCTGCGTCGGCGACGTGTTCGCCATCGCGTGCACGGCGGTGAAGCCGCCCGCGGCCGCGGCGCGCGTGCCCGACGCGACCGTCTCGGCGTCCTCGCGGCCCGGCTCACGCAGGTGCGTGTGCAGGTCGACCAGCCCGGGCAGCAGCACGAGCCCGTCCCCGTCGACGACCGTCGCGCCGTCGGAGGACGCGTCGGCACCCAGCGCCGCCACGACCCCGTCCTCGACCCGCACGTCCGTGCGGTCGCCGCCCAGGGGCGCGACGCCCCGCAGCAGGTACGTCGTGCTCACGCGTGCATCCTCGTCTCGTCCGTGCGCATACCCGTGCGCGTCTCCCCGTCCCGGCCCGGCGCCGGTGCCGTGCGCCCCTCGCCGCCCGCGAGCAGCAGGTACAGCACCGCCATCCGGACCGCGACCCCGTTCGCGACCTGCTCCACGATCACGGCACGCGGCGAGTCCGCCGCGTCGGCCGAGATCTCCAGGCCGCGGTTCATCGGACCCGGGTGCATGACCACGGCGTGGTCGGGCAGCACCGCGAGCCGGCGCCCGTCGAGCCCGTACGCGCGGGTGTACTCGAGCGGGCTCGGGAAGAACCCGCCGCCCGCGCTCGACATCCGCTCGCGCTGGACCCGGAGCATCATGACCGCGTCGGGGCCGGTCGCGAGCGTCTCGTCCAGGTCGTAGGACACGTCCGCCGTCCACGCGTGCACGCCGACCGGCACGAGCGTCGGTGGCGCGACCAACGTCACGCGCGCTCCCAGCGTGTGCAGCAGCTGGACGTTCGAGCGCGCGACGCGGCTGTGCAGGACGTCCCCGACGATGGCGACGTGCACCCCGGCCAGGTCCCGGCCCGTCACGTCCGCGCGCCCGCCGTCGCCCACCAGGTGGCGGCGCAGCGTGAACGCGTCGAGCAGCGCCTGCGTGGGGTGCTGGTGCGTGCCGTCGCCCGCGTTGACCACCGCCCCGTGCGTCCAGCCGGCGTGCGCGAGCGTGTGCGGCGCGCCCGACGCCTGGTGCCGGACGACGACCGCGTCCGCACCCATCGCCTGCAGGGTCAGGGCCGTGTCCTTCAGGGACTCGCCCTTGGAGACGCTCGACCCCTTCGCGGAGAAGTTGATGACGTCCGCGGACAGCCGCTTGGCGGCGGTCTCGAACGAGATACGCGTGCGCGTGGAGTCCTCGAAGAAGAGGTTCACGACCGTGCGACCGCGCAGCGTGGGCAGCTTCTTGATCTCGCGGGCCTGCGTGGCCGCCATCTGCGCCGCGGTGTCGAGCACGAGGACGGCCTCGTCGCGGGTCAGGTCGCCCGCCGACAGCAGGTGCCTCATCGCGTGCCCCGCCCCGTGCCCTCGATGACCACGGCGTCCCGGCCGTCGGTCTCCGCTAGCAGCACCCGGACCCGCTCCGACGCCGCCGTGGGCAGGTTCTTGCCGACGTAGTCGGCCCGGATCGGCAGCTCGCGGTGGCCGCGGTCGACGAGGACGGCGAGCTGGACCGCGCGGGGCCGGCCGAGGTCGCTGATCGCGTCCAGTGCGGCGCGGATCGTGCGGCCGGAGTACAGGACGTCGTCGACGAGGACGACCACCTTGCCGTCCACGCCGTCGCGAGGCACCTGCGTCGTGCCGATCGCACGGATCGGCTGCCGCGCCAGGTCGTCGCGGTGCATCGTCACGTCGAGGCTGCCCACGAGACCGGCGGCGTCGACACCCTCGGCCTGGGCGAGCCGCGCGGCGAGGCGCTCGGCCAGCGGCAGGCCACGCGTCGGGATGCCCAGCAGGACGACGTCGTCGACGCCCTTGTTGCGCTCGACGACCTCGTGCGCGATGCGGGTCAGTGCGCGGCCGATGTCCGCGGCCCCGAGGACCTCGGTCGCGGCGCCGTCTGCTGGTGCGCCCTCTGCTGGTGCGCGCTGTGCTGCGGCGCCGCGGGGCGCGCCCGGGTCGGTGGGCGCAGGTGTGCCAGTGCTCATGCGTGTGCGCTCCTTCCCCGCCTCACGGGACGGGCTTAAAGGGGGTGGCGGTCACACCTTACCGGGCGCGCGCGGCACCCGACGTCACCCGGATGCCGTTCAACAGGGTGCGGCGGACGACCGATGCATCCGTGTGCTCGCCGACGTCCCGCTGTGGACCACCGTCCTGCAGCTCCTCGCTGCCGGCCTGGTGGGCGGCTTCTGCGTGCTCCAGTGGGTCTGGTGGCGGGGCTCGCTGCGCTCCGACGGGCCCGCGTGGGCGGTGTGGCTCTCGGCGGCCATGGCGCTCATGCTCCTCACGGCCGGCCTCCACGGCGTCACGCCGAGCCCGCTGGGCCGCGGCGTGCTCGGCTTCGTGCACGCCCAGCTCGTCGCCGCGGTGGTGCTGCTCTGCCTGCCCGCCACGCGGGCGTTCGGCGGGTCGCGCCTGCGCCTGGCGCCGTGGGTCGCCGTCACCGCCACGCTCCTCGCGGTGCGTGCGCTGCTGTGGGTCCTCGCGCCCCCCGGCACGGGGGCGGCCGGCGGGCCCACCGGCCGCGCGCTCGCCGTCGCCCTGCTCTTCGTGGCGCTCGGCGTCACCGTCGGGTACGTCGTCGCGTCGCTCGGCGCCGTGCGCATCACCCGGCTCGGCTGGCTCCTGGTCGCTGCCGGCTCGATGTCGCTCGTCCTCCTGGCGAGCGGCGTCCTGCTCGACGAGCGGCACGCGGGCGCGGCGCTCGCCGGCCTCTGGCCCATCCCGCTGGCCTTCGGGCTGGAGTCGCTCGCGCTCGTCCGCCTGCGCCGCGCGCAACTGACGGCGCAGCGGCGCGAGCTCATGCGCGACGCGCTCGCGGACCTCACCAACGCCGCGTGGTTCAGCCGCGACCCCGACACGCTGCTGGAGCACGCGCGGGACGTGGCGCGCACCGTCCTGGACGACCCGAGCGTCGAGGGCTCGCTGCGGCCGCTGCACCGCGAGCGGTTCGTGGCGGAGCTGTTCCCCGCCGCGCCGGAGCTCCTCGCCCAGCACGAGCGCACGTTCCTCGTCGACCTCGCCCTCGTCGTCGCCAGCGCCGCCGAGCGGTACGCGCTGACCGACCGGCTGTCCCGCGCCGCCGAGACCGACGCGCTCACCGGGCTGCCGAACCGGCGCGCGGCGGACCGCTACCTCGTCGACACCCTCGAGCGGGCCGCCGTCGAGCGGACCCGCGTGTCCGTCCTCTACTGCGACATCGACGGGTTCAAGGACGTCAACGACCGCGAGGGCCACGCGGCGGGCGACGACCTGCTGCGGCGCACCGCCGACTTCCTGCGCACGTACACCGACGCCGAGACGTACGTCGCGCGCCTCGCCGGCGACGAGTTCGCGGTCGTCGTCTCGCGCGCCCCGGCGGACGCCGAGCTCGCCGACCTCGCGCGCCGCCTGCGCTCGGGCTTCGACGCGCGCGTCGGCAACCCCGCCGGTCCGCGCCTGACGTGCGGCGTCGCGACGTGGAACCCCGAGGAGGTCGTCGACGCCGACGCGCTCCTGCGCCACGCCGACGACGCGATGCTCGACGCGAAGCGCTCCCGCAGCGGGCACCGCGTCTTCGACGCGACGCTGCGTGCGCGTGCCGAGGACTCGCGGCGGCTGCGCGCCGCCCTGGAGCGCGCGGTGGAGCAGGACCGCATCACCGCGTGGTTCCAGCCGATCGTCGACACGGGAACCCTCGAGGTGGTCGGCCTCGAGGCGCTCGCACGGTGGCAGGAGGGCGACAAGGTGATCCTGCCGGAGCACTGGCTGGCGCTCGCCGAGCAGACCGGCCTGATCGTGCCGATCGGGCACGCGATGTTCCGTCAGGCCCGGCGCGCGCTCGACCGCCACCAGATGCCCGTGGCCGTGAACCTGTCGGCGCGCGAGCTGCACGAGGCCGACGTGCTCGAGCGCATCGAGGAGGCGTGGGGCGGTGGCCCGTGGGAGCACCTCACCGTCGAGATCACCGAGAGCACGATGTTGCGCACGACGACGGCCGTGCCCGTGCTCTCCGAGCTGCGGGCCCGCGGTGCGCGCATCGCGCTCGACGACTTCGGCACGGGGTTCAGCTCCCTGGCCCGCCTCGCGCGGCTGCCCGTCGACGTGCTGAAGATCGACCGGTCGTTCGTGCGGGAGGTGCGCACGCCCCGGGGCGCGGGGCCGGTGCGCGCCATCGTCGCCCTCGCGGAGCACCACGGGCTCGACGTCGTCGCCGAGGGCGTGGAGTCCGCGGGCGACCTGCAGGTGCTCGTCGACCTGGGTGTGCGGCAGGCGCAGGGCATGTTCATCGGGCGGCCCGCACCGGGGCTGCCCGTGCGGGGCGCGCGTCCGGGGCCGCGCACCGACCTCCCCCGACGGGCCCGCGCCCGGATCGTGCCGCGGCCGCTGCGCGTCGTCACCGGCGGCGCCGACGCAGGCGACCTGTCTGCCGCCGAGGAGGCCAACCTCGGCACGTCGGAGATGCTCTGACGCCGTCGCGACGTCGTCCTGCCCTGACGACGACGCGGGCGGTGCGGCCCCGAGGGGTCGCACCGCCCGCGGTGGGTCGGCGGCGGCTCAGGCGAGCAGCGTCGGCTTCAGCTCGACGACGCGACCCAGCAGGCCGTTGACGAACGACGGCGACTCGTCGGTCGACAGCTCGCGCGCCAGGTTGACGGCCTCGTCGACCGCGACCGCGTCGGGCACGTCGTCGTTCCAGAGGATCTCCCACGTGCCGATGCGGAGCAGCGCGCGGTCGACCGCCGGCATGCGCGCGATGGTCCAGCCGTGGGAGTGCGTCGCGAGCACCTCGTCGATGCGCTCCGCGTGCGCCAGGACGCCCTCGACGATGTCGACGCTGTACTGCGGCAGCGCCGTCTCCGCGCCCGGCTCGACGACGCGCCGCGCGAGGAGCTCGCCGACCGCGACGCCGCGCTGGTCGGCCTCGAACAGCACGTCGAGCGCGCGCTTGCGCGCCTTGGTCCGGGCGCCCACGTCAGTCGTTCACGCGGCCGAGGTACGACCCGTCACGCGTGTCGACCTTGACCTTGGTGTTCGCCTCGAGGAACAGCGGCACCTGGATCTCGTAGCCCGTCTCGAGCGTGGCGGGCTTCGTGCCCGCGGACGAGCGGTCGCCCTGCAGGCCCGGCTCCGTGTACGTCACCTCGAGCACGACCGACGGGGGCAGCTCGACGTAGAGCGGCACGCCCTCGTTCGTGGCGACCATCGCCGTCTGCGACTCGAGCATGAAGTTCGCGGCGTCGCCCACGGTCGCGGCCGGCACGTTGATCTGGTCGTACGTGTCCGTGTCCATGAACACGAAGTCGTCGCCGTCCTTGTACAGGTACTGCATGTCGCGCTTGTCGACGTTCGCCGTCTCGACCTTGATGCCCGCGTTGAACGTGCGGTCGACGACCTTGCCGGACAGCACGTTCTTCAGCTTGGTGCGCACGAAGGCGCCGCCCTTGCCGGGCTTGACGTGCTGGAACTCGATGACGGTCCACAGCTGGCCGTCGATCTTCAGCACGGTGCCGTTCTTCAGGTCGTTGGTCGTCGCCACGAGCGTCGTTCTCCCAGTCGGTGGTCGAGGTGCGCCCGTTGCGGCGCGAGCGGCGCAGGGGCGCCGGCCGCCCGCGGCGGTCGCCATGACGGCCACCCGGCCGCGGGCCGTCGTCCATCGTACCGGGTCGACGGCGGTCGGTCCGGGTCCGTGCTCGTCCCCGTGCCTGGCGGCGTCAGGCGAGCAGCATCCGTCCGGTGAAGCCGACGAGCGACGCCCAGACGAGCGACGCGAGCGTCCCGATGACGAACCGCTCGGACGCGCCGGGGTTGTCCCGCAGCTCCGCGTACCGTCCGAGGCCCTTGACCGCCACGACGATGGCGGCGCCCTCGGGCATGCCCGCGAGGATGGCGGCCGTCACGCCGAGGCGCTCGAGCAGGCCGATCCACGTGCCGCCGCGCAGAACGCGCCGGGCGCCCGGGCCCTCGGGTCCGTCGCTCAGCGTGAGCGGACCGGCTGTCGCCTGCGCGGCCGGGGCGTCGCGCCCGGCGTCGGCGGAGCGGGACGCGAGGTCGAGGACGAGGCGGGTGGCGTACCAGCCGCCGCCGGCGGACACGGCGAGGGCGGCGACCCAGACGAGGGCCTGCAGGGCGGGATGCACGCGACGACCCTTGCGTCAGGCCTGGGCAGCCGTCAACAGGCGCGCCGCCACGGGTCGCACCGCCTGCTCCTCGGCCCACAGCGCGGCCCGCAGGCGCTGGCTGACGGCCTGCTGCGTCACGCCGAGCCCGTGGGCGACGACGTCCTGCCCCGCGCCCGCGCGCACGGCGTCGACGGCGTCCCAGCCGGCGGGCGTGCGGCGCACGAGCACGGCGGCGAGCAGGGTGAGCACCGCCTCGGCGTCACCGGCGGCCACGGTGCCGGCCCCGCGCACGGCCAGCGGCACAGGTCGCTGGCGGCTCTTGGCGGCGTCGACCGCGGCGCGCGCCAGGACGAACGCCTCCCCCGCGCCGGCGCGCGGGGACGCCGGCAGCGGCTCGACCACGGGTCCGGCGCCCACCCCGACGCTCCACCCGCCCAGCCGCACCAGGTCGAGCACCAGGTCGACGACCGCGTCGGCGTCGGCGAGCACACCCTGGACCTCGTCCCCCACCGTGCGCTCGAAGCCCCGGACCAGGTGCGGGGCGTCGGCGAGGTGGGCCAGGAGCTCCGGGACGAGGTCCGTCCCGCGGCGGCTGCCCCGCTGGTCCACCGTGAGCACGAACACAAGACAATGCTGCACCCTTGTTCAGCTGATAACAAGTCCGCAGCCTTGACCACCCGTCCGTCAGACCGTCATGTCGGGGGTCACCGTGCCCCGAGACGACGGTCTCACCGCCCGGCGGGCAGGAGCCGGGCGAGGGTGCGGCGGATCTCCCCGACCACGGCCGCGCCGCGGAGCGTCAGGTCCTGCCAGGTGTACCGGAGGACGGTGCAGCCCGCGCCGACCAGGCCGTTCTGCCGCGTGCGGTCCTGCTGGAAGCGGTCGGGCCCGTGCGCCGCACGGCCGTCGACCTCGACGACGAGCCGCGCCGCGGCGAACCACACGTCCGCGACCGCCGCGACGCCGGTCAGCGGACGCAGGTCCGCGTCCGCGACCCACCCCGTGATGCCGGCGCCGCGCAGGAGGTCGTGGAGCAGGTCCTCCGCCGGGCTGTACGCCCCGCGCCGCAGCCGGTCGGCCGCCCGCGCGAGCCGCACGTTCCCCCGATGGCCCGGGTGGCCCGCCCGCCACGCGTCGAGCACGTCGGCCGTGACGAGCCGCCGCGGTCCCGCCCACGCGAGCAGCCGGTCGCCGTCGCGCGGGGGGAGCTGCGCGAGGCAGTCGAGGAGCGTCCGGTCCGGGCGCGTGACCTGCACGTCCGCGAACGAGGTCACCTCCGACGGGTGCCACCGGTGCTCGTGGCTGCGCAGCCGGCCACGGGCGCGGCGGGGTGCGGGTACCAGGACGTGGACGGCGCCGTCGTCCGGGACGGGCATGCCGTGCAGCCGCGCGGCGGTCGTCAGGGTTACCACGGCGTCCGGCCACGTCAGCCAGGCGGCGTACGCGTCCGCCGCGACGGACCGCGGCGTGGCCGAGGCCGCCAGACCGGCACCCGCGACGGGCACCCACACACCGCGCTCGACCCGGTGGCGGACCTGATCCACGATGAGCCCTGCCGTGCGGGCCTGCCGCCGCGTGAAGACGCCGCACTGGTGCCGGGCGACCGGTGGCACCCAGTCGCGGTCGATGAGACGTGGCATGCCGGAACCGTGCCCACCCAGCCCCCGCCCGCCCCTCCGCTGCCCCCACACCGGGAGCCGCGGCATCGGTACGCCGGGCCGGGGACGGCTCACCCCGGCCGCGAGACCGTCGTGGTGGGGACCTCATGTCCCCGGTACGACGGTCTCGCGGCCGGGGTGAGGGTGAGCGGGCGGAGGGTGAGGGGTCAGAGGTCGATGGTGGCGGTGGGGGCGCGGTCGACCGAGATCTCCGCGTACGCGGCCGCCAGCAGCGCCGGGTCCGGGCCCTCCAGCCGGACGGGACGGCCGACGTCCTCCAGCACCACGAAGCGCAGCAGGTCCCCGCGCGTCTTCTTGTCGCGCCGCATCGCCGCCATCAGCTGCTCCCAGCGGTCGCCGCGGTACGTCACGGGCAGCCCGAGGGCCGTCAGCACCGACCGGTGGCGCGTGACGACCTCGTCGTCGAGCCGCCCGGCGAGCCGGGCGAGCTCCGCCGCGAACACCATCCCCACGGAGACGGCGGCACCGTGGCGCCACCGGTAGCGCTCGACGTGCTCCACCGCGTGGCCGAGCGTGTGCCCGTAGTTGAGGATCTCCCGCAGCCCGGCCTCGCGCAGGTCCTCCCCCACGACACGAGCCTTGACCGCCACCGCGCGCTCGACGAGCTCGAGCAGCACCGGCGACGCCGCCGCGGCCGCCGGGTCGGTGAGCAGCGCCGTGTTCTCCTCGACGAGCTCGAGGATCCGCGGGTCCGCGATGAACCCGGCCTTGACGACCTCGGCGAGACCGGCCACGAAGTCGTGCCGGTTCATCGACGCGAGCGCCGCGAGGTCGCACAGCACGCCCGCGGGCGGGTGGAACGCCCCGACGAGGTTCTTGCCCTCGGCGGTGTTGATGCCGGTCTTCCCGCCGACCGCCGCGTCGACCATCGCCAGCACGGTCGTCGGCACGTGCACCACCCGCACGCCGCGCAGCCAGGTCGCCGCGACGAACCCCGCGAGGTCCGTGGTCGCACCGCCGCCCAGGCCCACCACCGCGTCGCTGCGCGTGAAGTCGGCCTGGCCGAGCACCTGCCACAGGAACGCGGCGACCTGCGCCGTCTTCGCCTCCTCGGCGTCGGGGACCTCGGCGAGATACACCTCGTACCCCTGCGCGCGCAGGTCGTCGCGGACCGCGTCGGCCGAGGTCGCGAGCGTCGGCGGGTGCACCACGAGCACGCGGCGCACGGCGTCGCCCAGCAGCACGGGCAGGTGCCCGAGCAGGTGGTGCCCGATGACGACGTCGTACGGCTGCTCCCCCGCGACCCGGACGGTCCGCGCCCCGGGCGTGCCGGCGTCCGCGGCGGTCGTGCTGGTGCTCATCCCTGCTCCTCCTCCGTCGCACCGGCGACCCGCGGGCCGGCCAGCGCGGACTCGATCGCCTCGGCCACGTCCGCCGGACGCAGGCCGTCGGTCGGCACACGCACCGTGGCGACCTCCTCGTACACCGGCCGCCGGGCCTCCATGAGCGCCTGCCACCGCGCGCGCGGGTTGCCGAGCAGCAGGGGCCGCGACCGGTTCAGCCCGACGCGGGGCGCCGCGTGCGCGAGCGACACGTCGAGGAACACCACGACGCCGCCGCCGGCGCGGTACGCCGCCAGGGCGGCACGCGTCCCCGGGTCGAGCACCGCGCCGCCGCCCAGGGCCAGGACGCCGTCGTGCTCGGCGAGCGCCGCCTGAACCGCGTCGCGCTCGAGGGCCCGGAAGCGTGGTTCGCCGTCGTCGACGAAGATCTCGCCGATCGGCTTGCCGGCGGTCCGCTCGACGTCGGCGTCGGTGTCCCGGACGGTCAGCCGCCAGCGCTGGGCGAGGGCGGCACCGACCGTCGACTTGCCGGCCCCGGGGGGGCCGACGAGGACGACACGAGGACCGGGGGCGTCAGCGGGCACGGTCCGCAGGGTAGCCCGCGGCGCGCCGGCCGGCGGCGGGGGTCCGGCACCCCGCGGGGGCCGCGGGCGTCAGCGCAGCAGCTCGGGGACCGCGGCGAGGTAGGCGTCGAGGTTGCGCCGGACCTCCGCGACCGAGTCGCCGCCGGACTTCTCCAGCAGCGTCTGGGCCACGACCAGCGCGACCATCGCCTCGGCGACGACCGCCGCCGGCGGCACCGCGCACACGTCGGACCGCTGGTGCTGCGCCTTGGCGGCCTCGCCCGTCGCGGTGTCGACCGTGTCGAGCGCGCGCGGCACGGTCGAGATCGGCTTCATGGCCGCGCGCACGCGCACGACCTCACCGTTCGACATGCCGCCCTCGATGCCGCCCGCGCGGTTGGTGCGCCGCACGATCCGGCCCGAGGCGTCGCGCTCGATCTCGTCGTGCGCCTGCGACCCGCGCCGCGCCGCCGTGCGGAAGCCGTCCCCGACCTCCACGCCCTTGATCGCCTGGATGCCCATGAGCGCCGCCGCGAGCCGGGCGTCCAGCCGACGGTCGCCGTGCACGTACGTGCCGATGCCGGACGGCAGGCCGTGCACCAGCACCTCCACGACGCCGCCGAGCGTGTCGCCGTCCTTGTGGCACTCGTCGATCTCGGCGACCATCGCGGCCGACGTCCCCGGGTGGAAGCAGCGCACCGGGTCGGCGTCGAGCGCGGCGACGTCGTCCGGGGTGGGCGCCGGGGCGTCGTCCGGCACGGACACCGGGCCGATGCCGACGACGTGCGAGACGAGCCGCACGCCCGCGGCCTGCTCGAGGAACTGCGCGGCGACCGTGCCGAGGGCCACGCGCGTGGCCGTCTCGCGGGCGCTCGCGCGCTCGAGCACGGGACGCGCGTCGTCGAACGCGTACTTGCGCATGCCGACGAGGTCCGCGTGACCCGGGCGCGGCCGCGTCAGCGGCGCGTTGCGCGCCCGGCTGAGCAGCGCGGGGTCCTCCACCGGGTCGGCCGACATCACGTCGACCCACTTGGGCCACTCGGTGTTGCCGATCTCGATCGCGACGGGCCCGCCCTGCGTCAGGCCGTGGCGCACCCCGCCGAGCAGGCGCACCTCGTCCTG is a genomic window containing:
- a CDS encoding dihydroorotase gives rise to the protein MSTTYLLRGVAPLGGDRTDVRVEDGVVAALGADASSDGATVVDGDGLVLLPGLVDLHTHLREPGREDAETVASGTRAAAAGGFTAVHAMANTSPTQDTAGVVEQVWRLGRDAGWADVRPVGAVTVGLAGERLAELQAMARSAAAVRVFSDDGKCVHDPVLMRRALEYVKAFDGVIAQHAQEPRLTDGAQMHEGVVSAELGLTGWPAVAEEAIIARDVLLAEHVGSRLHVCHLSTAGSVEIVRWAKGRGIAVTAEVTPHHLFLTDERVRGYDPRYKVNPPLRTAEDVEAVRAGLEDGTIDVVATDHAPHTREDKDCEWAAAAFGMTGLETALSVVQATMVDAGRLTWADVARVLSSTPAAIGRVAGQGRPIAVGEPANLTLVDPAARRTVVPAQQATASVNSPFAGTELPGAVVATFLRGRATVLDGVLVDPAQVRA
- a CDS encoding aspartate carbamoyltransferase catalytic subunit, with the translated sequence MRHLLSAGDLTRDEAVLVLDTAAQMAATQAREIKKLPTLRGRTVVNLFFEDSTRTRISFETAAKRLSADVINFSAKGSSVSKGESLKDTALTLQAMGADAVVVRHQASGAPHTLAHAGWTHGAVVNAGDGTHQHPTQALLDAFTLRRHLVGDGGRADVTGRDLAGVHVAIVGDVLHSRVARSNVQLLHTLGARVTLVAPPTLVPVGVHAWTADVSYDLDETLATGPDAVMMLRVQRERMSSAGGGFFPSPLEYTRAYGLDGRRLAVLPDHAVVMHPGPMNRGLEISADAADSPRAVIVEQVANGVAVRMAVLYLLLAGGEGRTAPAPGRDGETRTGMRTDETRMHA
- the pyrR gene encoding bifunctional pyr operon transcriptional regulator/uracil phosphoribosyltransferase PyrR, coding for MSTGTPAPTDPGAPRGAAAQRAPAEGAPADGAATEVLGAADIGRALTRIAHEVVERNKGVDDVVLLGIPTRGLPLAERLAARLAQAEGVDAAGLVGSLDVTMHRDDLARQPIRAIGTTQVPRDGVDGKVVVLVDDVLYSGRTIRAALDAISDLGRPRAVQLAVLVDRGHRELPIRADYVGKNLPTAASERVRVLLAETDGRDAVVIEGTGRGTR
- a CDS encoding putative bifunctional diguanylate cyclase/phosphodiesterase, producing the protein MLADVPLWTTVLQLLAAGLVGGFCVLQWVWWRGSLRSDGPAWAVWLSAAMALMLLTAGLHGVTPSPLGRGVLGFVHAQLVAAVVLLCLPATRAFGGSRLRLAPWVAVTATLLAVRALLWVLAPPGTGAAGGPTGRALAVALLFVALGVTVGYVVASLGAVRITRLGWLLVAAGSMSLVLLASGVLLDERHAGAALAGLWPIPLAFGLESLALVRLRRAQLTAQRRELMRDALADLTNAAWFSRDPDTLLEHARDVARTVLDDPSVEGSLRPLHRERFVAELFPAAPELLAQHERTFLVDLALVVASAAERYALTDRLSRAAETDALTGLPNRRAADRYLVDTLERAAVERTRVSVLYCDIDGFKDVNDREGHAAGDDLLRRTADFLRTYTDAETYVARLAGDEFAVVVSRAPADAELADLARRLRSGFDARVGNPAGPRLTCGVATWNPEEVVDADALLRHADDAMLDAKRSRSGHRVFDATLRARAEDSRRLRAALERAVEQDRITAWFQPIVDTGTLEVVGLEALARWQEGDKVILPEHWLALAEQTGLIVPIGHAMFRQARRALDRHQMPVAVNLSARELHEADVLERIEEAWGGGPWEHLTVEITESTMLRTTTAVPVLSELRARGARIALDDFGTGFSSLARLARLPVDVLKIDRSFVREVRTPRGAGPVRAIVALAEHHGLDVVAEGVESAGDLQVLVDLGVRQAQGMFIGRPAPGLPVRGARPGPRTDLPRRARARIVPRPLRVVTGGADAGDLSAAEEANLGTSEML
- the nusB gene encoding transcription antitermination factor NusB, which gives rise to MGARTKARKRALDVLFEADQRGVAVGELLARRVVEPGAETALPQYSVDIVEGVLAHAERIDEVLATHSHGWTIARMPAVDRALLRIGTWEILWNDDVPDAVAVDEAVNLARELSTDESPSFVNGLLGRVVELKPTLLA
- the efp gene encoding elongation factor P, translating into MATTNDLKNGTVLKIDGQLWTVIEFQHVKPGKGGAFVRTKLKNVLSGKVVDRTFNAGIKVETANVDKRDMQYLYKDGDDFVFMDTDTYDQINVPAATVGDAANFMLESQTAMVATNEGVPLYVELPPSVVLEVTYTEPGLQGDRSSAGTKPATLETGYEIQVPLFLEANTKVKVDTRDGSYLGRVND
- a CDS encoding DUF559 domain-containing protein; this translates as MPRLIDRDWVPPVARHQCGVFTRRQARTAGLIVDQVRHRVERGVWVPVAGAGLAASATPRSVAADAYAAWLTWPDAVVTLTTAARLHGMPVPDDGAVHVLVPAPRRARGRLRSHEHRWHPSEVTSFADVQVTRPDRTLLDCLAQLPPRDGDRLLAWAGPRRLVTADVLDAWRAGHPGHRGNVRLARAADRLRRGAYSPAEDLLHDLLRGAGITGWVADADLRPLTGVAAVADVWFAAARLVVEVDGRAAHGPDRFQQDRTRQNGLVGAGCTVLRYTWQDLTLRGAAVVGEIRRTLARLLPAGR